ACCGTCAATGCCGCAGGGGTTCGTTTCTGGCAACAGGCCGGGGTGAGCCGGGTGATTCTCTCTCGTGAGTTGTCGCTCGACGAGATCGCCGCCATCCGCGAGGCCTGTCCTGACGTGGAGCTGGAGGTCTTCGTGCACGGTGCCCTGTGCATCGCCTACTCGGGGCGCTGCCTGCTCTCGGGCTATTTCAACCACCGCGACGCCAACCAGGGCACCTGCACCAACGCCTGCCGCTGGGACTACCGTATCGGCCGCGAGGCCTTCGAGGCGAGCCAGGACACGGCCATCCCCTCGGTGCCGCTGTCCGAGGTGAAACGCCATCCGGCGGCCGACGCCGTCTACTACCTGGAAGAAGGCCGTAGGCCCGGTGAGCTGATGCCCATCTTCGAGGACGAACACGGCACCTACATCATGAACTCGCGCGACCTGCGCGCCGTCGAGCACGTGCAGCGGCTGGTCGAGATCGGCATCGACTGCCTGAAGATCGAGGGCCGCACCAAGTCGCACTACTACACCGCGCGCACCACCCAGGTCTATCGCCGCGCCATCGATGACGCCGTGGCCGGGCGGCCCTTCGATCCGGCCTTGCTCGCCGAGCTGGAGCACCTGGCCAACCGCGGCTACACCGACGGTTTCTTCCAGCGTCATGAGACCCACGAACTGCAGGAATACCGCGAAGGTGCCTCGCGTGCGCGCAAGTCGCAGTTCGTCGCCGAGATCGCCGGTTTCGACGCGGACACCGGCCTGGCCGAACTGGCGGTGAAGAACAAGTTCCGGACCGGTGATGAAATGGAACTGGTCACCCCCGCGGGCAATCACCGCTTCCGGCTCGAGGCGCTCTACGACCAGCGGGGCGACCGGCTCGAGGAAGCGCCGGGCGGCGGCTGGACGGTGCGCGCGCCCCTGCCGGTCGCTGCCGACGAGACAGCCTTTCTCACCCGCCTGTTCCCGGCGGAAGGGGCGGGTTGACCACGAAGGGCACAAAGATCGTCTGGGCAGGAGGCCCTTCCCCGGGCCGAACCGTTCGCGGCGGGGACGCCGCTCCTGCCTGTAGGAGGTCCGTCGCCGGGCTGAACCGTTTGCGGCGGGGACGCCGCCCCCACGGGCAGGAGGCCCGCCTCGTTGAAAACCGTCGTGTTCTTCGCGCCCTTTGTGGTTTTCCCCTAACCCAGCGCCTCGAAGGCCTTTTTCAGGCGCTCCGAGGCGTCGGGTGAGCGCAGCACACCGAGCAAGGGCTCGCGCATGCCCGGCAGGCGCAGCAGGTCGCCGACACAATGCGCGAACACGCCGGTGGGCACGGCTTCGTCGGCCAGCCTCTCCAGCCAGGCCCGGGCGGTGTCCGGGTCGTCCAGGGCTTCCCAGGCACGGCCGCCGATGGCTGCCAGCACCTCGGGGTCGGAGGATTGCGGACGCGCCAGGACCTCGCGGATGGCCGTCCGCAGCGGTTCTCGTGCGCCACGCGAGAGGCCGCGCAGCAGGGCAGCGAACAGGACAGGCGAGGTGAAGGGGGCGTCCAGGGCAAGACGCAGGCGCGCGTGCAGGGCCTGGTCGAGCCCGGGGCCGGGCACATGGTGCTCCAGGCACTGGCAGAGGGCGATCAGTGGCTCGGGCGGCAGGTGCGGAATGGCGCGGGCAAGCAGCCCGTCGTCGTCCTTATGCTGACGTGCCGCGATGTCCGCCAGCCCCTGAAAGCCGACAAAGCTCCATTGATCCCAGCCCAGTCGCCCCGCCAGGTAGTCGTGGGCATGGGCATGGTATTGCGAGGGGGGCAGGCCCAGAGCCTGGTGAACCTGGGCATGCAGGTTGGCCATCTTGTCCTCGCGCGGGGCGAAGGCCAGGGGGTTTTCGCGCAGTGCTTCGCCCAGTGTCTGCGGGTCGGGACCTTCGCTGGCGATCTCGGCGAAACGCCCCAGCAGGTAATCCCGGGTGGCCTGCACCAGCAGGCCCTGTTCGTCCAGGTCGAAACACAGGAACCAGATCAGGGGTTCCCGGTCGTCGCCAGGCGTCAGTACCAGGGCCAGCCAGGCCTTCTGCTGCATGGGGGTGGGCCAGGGACGATCGGCATGCTCGAAGGCCAGGAAGTCTTCGCGCGTGACCGGTGCCACCCGGCGTCCCAGGTCGTAGAAGCGCAGGGTGGCGCCGGTATTCTCGAGAAATTCCGTGAGTGTCATTTCAGCCAGTCCACCAGGTGGTTCTCCAGGGCGTCGGCCTCGTCCTCGCAAACGGTGCGGTCGCATACTCGCTGCCCGGCGGATACCACCGAGTCGGGGTCACCACTCACCAGCGGGTGCCAGCTGGGCAGCGGTTTGCCCTCGGCCAGCAGCCGGTAGGCGCAGGACCGGGGCAGCCAGCCGGGGGAGCGCAAGGTGTCGAGCGTGATGGTGATGCAGTCGGAGGCCCGGGTCGAGCGGTTCGCATAGTCGGTGCAGCGCCCGGTCGCGGTATCCAGCAGGCGACAGTGGACATTGGTGAAGTGGATCTCTCCGGTATCTGCGTCCTCCAGCCGGTAGAGGCAGCAGCGGGCGCAGCCGTCGCACAGGGCCTCCCACTCCTCGCGGGTCATTTCCGCCAGCGTCTTGTGGCGCCAGAAATTGGGGTCGGGTCGCGTCATGGCGGGGCATTGTACGCGGTCGGGAGGGGGGGTGCTGGTTGTATTAGCGATTATTTATACACAGGCCCCGTCCGGGCTTCCAACAAAGAAATATTTGCATATCCTGTTGTATCCAGTTTCTCATGAAGTTCATATAAGTTATTGTATATACGTGATAAAACGCCATTGTTCAAAAAATTGCCAATCTGACAGGGGGTATGAAGCCATGCGGCCCATGCTGCGACTTCAGCAGCTTTTTCACAGAGTTATCCACAGCGGATGTGGAAAAGGGGAGGCCTGAACGAGGCTCGGGGGAAGTGGCGAGGAGCTACTGTGCAAGTGTGCCGGATCGGGCACAATGACCGCATGCGTGTTGCTGTCCCCTCCTCGGAACAACGCCTGATCGAACGTTTTGCCGATGCCCTGTGGATGGAGCGCGGGCTGTCGGACAACACCCTGGCCGGCTATCGAACGGACCTGCAGGATCTGGCCGCCTGGCTGGCCGGGGAGGGGAGTGACCTGCTGCGCGCGTCGCGCGCGGAACTGCAGGCCTACCTGGCCTCGCTGGTACAGCGGGGGCTGAAGGTGCGGACCAGCGCGCGGCGTCTGTCCGGCCTGCGCCAGTTCTATCGCTGGGCTGCCCGCGAAGGCTTGACTGCCGAGGACCCCACGGCGCTGATCGAGATGCCACGGCAGGGGCACCCCCTCCCGCATTCGCTCACGGAATCCCAGGTCGAGGCCTTGCTCCAGGCCCCTGATCTCGACAGCCCCGAGGGGGTGCGCGACCGCTGCATGCTGGAATTGCTGTATGCCACGGGTCTGCGGGTGAGCGAGCTGGTCGGGTTGCGCGCCGAGCAGATCGGCCTGGCCCAGGGGGTGGTGCGGGTGGTGGGCAAGGGCAACAAGGAGCGCCTGGTGCCCATGGGCGACGAGGCCGCGGACTGGGTGCGCCGTTTCGCTGCCGGTGCTCGCCGCGAGCTCCTGGGCGAGCGGGCCTGCGAGGCCTTTTTCCCGACCCGCAGGGGGGCGGGGATGACACGCCAGGCCTTCTGGTATCGCATCAAGCAACATGCCCGACAGGCTGGCATCACCACGCCCCTGTCACCCCATACCCTGCGTCACGCCTTTGCCACCCACCTGTTGAACCATGGGGCCGATCTGCGTGTCGTACAGTTGTTGCTCGGACACAGTTCGCTCTCGACGA
The sequence above is a segment of the endosymbiont of unidentified scaly snail isolate Monju genome. Coding sequences within it:
- the trhP gene encoding prephenate-dependent tRNA uridine(34) hydroxylase TrhP, translated to MRTPELLSPAGTLRNLRYAFAYGADAVYAGMPRYSLRVRNNDFDETNLRIGIEEAHRLGRQFFVAANVMPHGAKLQTFLDDMAPVVAMGPDALIMADPGLILLVRERWPETPIHLSVQANTVNAAGVRFWQQAGVSRVILSRELSLDEIAAIREACPDVELEVFVHGALCIAYSGRCLLSGYFNHRDANQGTCTNACRWDYRIGREAFEASQDTAIPSVPLSEVKRHPAADAVYYLEEGRRPGELMPIFEDEHGTYIMNSRDLRAVEHVQRLVEIGIDCLKIEGRTKSHYYTARTTQVYRRAIDDAVAGRPFDPALLAELEHLANRGYTDGFFQRHETHELQEYREGASRARKSQFVAEIAGFDADTGLAELAVKNKFRTGDEMELVTPAGNHRFRLEALYDQRGDRLEEAPGGGWTVRAPLPVAADETAFLTRLFPAEGAG
- a CDS encoding DUF3549 family protein, producing MTLTEFLENTGATLRFYDLGRRVAPVTREDFLAFEHADRPWPTPMQQKAWLALVLTPGDDREPLIWFLCFDLDEQGLLVQATRDYLLGRFAEIASEGPDPQTLGEALRENPLAFAPREDKMANLHAQVHQALGLPPSQYHAHAHDYLAGRLGWDQWSFVGFQGLADIAARQHKDDDGLLARAIPHLPPEPLIALCQCLEHHVPGPGLDQALHARLRLALDAPFTSPVLFAALLRGLSRGAREPLRTAIREVLARPQSSDPEVLAAIGGRAWEALDDPDTARAWLERLADEAVPTGVFAHCVGDLLRLPGMREPLLGVLRSPDASERLKKAFEALG
- a CDS encoding YcgN family cysteine cluster protein, which translates into the protein MTRPDPNFWRHKTLAEMTREEWEALCDGCARCCLYRLEDADTGEIHFTNVHCRLLDTATGRCTDYANRSTRASDCITITLDTLRSPGWLPRSCAYRLLAEGKPLPSWHPLVSGDPDSVVSAGQRVCDRTVCEDEADALENHLVDWLK
- the xerD gene encoding site-specific tyrosine recombinase XerD, with the protein product MRVAVPSSEQRLIERFADALWMERGLSDNTLAGYRTDLQDLAAWLAGEGSDLLRASRAELQAYLASLVQRGLKVRTSARRLSGLRQFYRWAAREGLTAEDPTALIEMPRQGHPLPHSLTESQVEALLQAPDLDSPEGVRDRCMLELLYATGLRVSELVGLRAEQIGLAQGVVRVVGKGNKERLVPMGDEAADWVRRFAAGARRELLGERACEAFFPTRRGAGMTRQAFWYRIKQHARQAGITTPLSPHTLRHAFATHLLNHGADLRVVQLLLGHSSLSTTQIYTHVARERLQRLYEQHHPRA